A genomic window from Pseudonocardia broussonetiae includes:
- a CDS encoding VIT1/CCC1 transporter family protein yields the protein MTQAPGPAEFAAHEHAHHSDVSGGWLRAAVFGAMDGLVTNIALVAGVGGGGGDRSLVILTGMAGLVAGAFSMALGEFASVDTQNDAVRHEVDVERAEIRLHPDAERAELAGMYEEMGLTQPTAEAVAREVHGDPELAVRVHITQELGVDPDDKPSPWVAALSSFLCFAVGGIVPLVPFLLGSSSLVLGLLVGGVGLVVAGALTARFTTRPWWLAGLRQLAFGAIAAGATFLVGALIGVNVAG from the coding sequence ATGACCCAGGCCCCCGGCCCCGCCGAGTTCGCCGCGCACGAGCACGCCCACCACTCCGACGTCAGCGGCGGCTGGCTGCGCGCGGCCGTGTTCGGCGCGATGGACGGGCTCGTCACCAACATCGCGCTGGTCGCGGGCGTCGGCGGCGGCGGGGGCGACCGGTCGCTCGTGATCCTCACCGGGATGGCCGGGCTCGTCGCGGGGGCGTTCTCGATGGCGCTGGGCGAGTTCGCGTCGGTCGACACCCAGAATGACGCCGTCCGCCACGAGGTCGACGTCGAGCGCGCCGAGATCCGCCTGCACCCCGACGCCGAGCGGGCCGAGCTGGCCGGGATGTACGAGGAGATGGGGCTGACGCAGCCCACCGCGGAGGCGGTCGCCCGCGAGGTCCACGGCGACCCCGAGCTCGCGGTGCGCGTCCACATCACCCAGGAGCTGGGCGTCGACCCGGACGACAAGCCCTCGCCCTGGGTCGCCGCGCTGTCGTCGTTCCTGTGCTTCGCCGTCGGCGGGATCGTGCCGCTGGTGCCGTTCCTGCTGGGCTCGTCGTCGCTGGTGCTGGGGCTGCTCGTCGGCGGGGTCGGGCTGGTCGTCGCCGGTGCGCTGACGGCCCGGTTCACCACCCGTCCGTGGTGGCTCGCCGGGCTGCGCCAGCTCGCGTTCGGGGCGATCGCGGCGGGGGCGACGTTCCTCGTCGGCGCGCTGATCGGGGTGAACGTGGCCGGTTAG
- a CDS encoding MFS transporter — MVEVDAPRAPARLPREIWVLVGASFLIAIGFGLVAPTLPVFVRSFDVGIAAAGLVISVFALARLVFAPSSGWLVGRIGELRVFNAGLLIVAVSTAAMAFAGEYWHLLALRAFGGIGSTMFTISAVSLLIRLSPPEIRGRASGMWATGFLLGNIVGPLAGGGLVAISLRAPFLVYAAVLVVVVVVSAVLLRGRTDVAAPVPGAAPIPTVTFREALRHRTYRAALVANFGVGWAVFGARVALVPLFVVEALGQPEAWSGIALAVFAAGNAATLVVSGRFADRFGRRPPMLVGLAVAAVGTGVLGYIADPVLFLAASLVAGLGSGLVNPPLQAAVGDVIGTGGRGGTVLAGFQMASDTGAILGPVLAGGLAELVGYGPAFGITGVVLAVGWAFWLRAPETLPRLVEPPVTVSCPET; from the coding sequence GTGGTCGAGGTCGACGCCCCGCGCGCCCCCGCGCGCCTGCCGCGCGAGATCTGGGTGCTGGTCGGCGCCTCGTTCCTGATCGCCATCGGCTTCGGCCTCGTCGCGCCGACGCTGCCGGTCTTCGTCCGCAGCTTCGACGTCGGCATCGCCGCGGCCGGGCTCGTCATCAGCGTGTTCGCCCTGGCCCGGCTGGTGTTCGCGCCGTCGAGCGGGTGGCTGGTCGGCCGGATCGGCGAGCTGAGGGTGTTCAACGCCGGGCTGCTGATCGTCGCGGTGTCGACGGCGGCGATGGCGTTCGCCGGCGAGTACTGGCACCTGCTCGCGCTGCGCGCGTTCGGCGGCATCGGATCGACGATGTTCACGATCTCGGCGGTCTCGCTGCTGATCCGCCTGTCCCCGCCGGAGATCCGCGGACGCGCGTCGGGCATGTGGGCCACCGGGTTCCTGCTCGGCAACATCGTCGGGCCGCTGGCCGGCGGCGGGCTCGTCGCGATCAGCCTGCGCGCGCCGTTCCTCGTGTACGCGGCGGTGCTCGTCGTCGTGGTGGTCGTCAGCGCGGTGCTGCTGCGCGGGCGGACCGACGTGGCGGCGCCCGTTCCCGGTGCGGCCCCGATCCCCACGGTCACGTTCCGCGAGGCGCTGCGCCACCGCACGTACCGCGCCGCGCTGGTGGCCAACTTCGGCGTCGGCTGGGCGGTGTTCGGGGCGCGCGTCGCGCTGGTGCCGCTGTTCGTCGTCGAGGCGCTGGGGCAGCCGGAGGCCTGGTCGGGCATCGCGCTCGCCGTCTTCGCGGCCGGCAACGCGGCCACGCTCGTCGTGTCCGGCCGGTTCGCCGACCGCTTCGGCCGCCGCCCGCCGATGCTCGTCGGGCTGGCCGTCGCCGCCGTGGGCACGGGCGTGCTCGGCTACATCGCGGACCCGGTGCTGTTCCTCGCGGCGAGCCTGGTCGCCGGGCTGGGCAGCGGACTGGTCAACCCGCCGCTGCAGGCCGCCGTCGGTGACGTCATCGGCACGGGTGGGCGCGGCGGCACCGTGCTCGCCGGGTTCCAGATGGCGTCGGACACCGGCGCGATCCTCGGCCCGGTGCTGGCCGGCGGCCTGGCCGAGCTGGTCGGCTACGGGCCGGCCTTCGGGATCACCGGCGTCGTGCTGGCCGTGGGCTGGGCCTTCTGGCTCCGCGCCCCGGAGACCCTGCCGCGGCTCGTCGAACCGCCCGTCACGGTGTCGTGCCCCGAGACGTGA
- a CDS encoding GntR family transcriptional regulator, with product MAVTAGPAVEDGLGASSLVELAVRRLRGEILSGALAPGERLVEEQLTRRFGTSRAPLREALRLLGQQGLVEHLPRRGVRVTELSARDIDELFSLRDALERFAVERALRSGARPSTAALRAATEQMERAAQGGDAAEQAAGHRAFHLALVGLADHRQLLRTYEPVLTQLQLYMATNLRREAVAASPQEGAHRHRRLCDAVDSGDLDAVLAELGHHGARTYLAPELDG from the coding sequence GTGGCAGTGACCGCAGGGCCGGCCGTCGAGGACGGGTTGGGGGCGAGCAGCCTCGTCGAGCTCGCCGTGCGGCGGCTGCGCGGCGAGATCCTCAGCGGAGCGCTGGCGCCCGGCGAGCGGCTGGTCGAGGAGCAGCTCACGCGCCGCTTCGGCACGAGCCGCGCACCCCTGCGGGAGGCGCTGCGCCTGCTCGGGCAGCAGGGCCTCGTCGAGCACCTGCCGCGGCGCGGGGTGCGCGTCACGGAGCTGTCGGCGCGCGACATCGACGAGCTGTTCAGCCTGCGCGACGCCCTCGAGCGCTTCGCCGTCGAGCGCGCTCTGCGTTCCGGCGCCCGCCCGTCCACCGCGGCCCTGCGCGCCGCCACCGAGCAGATGGAGCGGGCCGCGCAGGGGGGCGACGCCGCCGAGCAGGCCGCCGGGCACCGCGCGTTCCACCTGGCCCTGGTCGGGCTGGCCGACCACCGCCAGCTCCTGCGCACCTATGAGCCCGTGCTCACCCAGCTGCAGCTCTACATGGCCACGAACCTGCGGCGCGAGGCCGTCGCCGCGTCGCCGCAGGAGGGCGCGCACCGCCACCGCCGGCTGTGCGACGCCGTCGACTCCGGCGACCTCGACGCCGTCCTCGCCGAGCTCGGCCACCACGGCGCCCGCACCTACCTCGCCCCCGAGCTGGACGGCTGA
- the atzF gene encoding allophanate hydrolase — protein MQIATVALGVRSLRAAYRSGALTPHDVVDEVLARIAARGDDGVWISRSTRAELHEQAAALRSVDQPLYGVPFAVKDNIDVAGLPTTAACPAFTHDPAADATAVRLLREAGAIVVGKTNLDQFATGLNGGRSPYGAPESVFGGDLVSGGSSSGSAVAVAAGEVAFSLGTDTAGSGRVPAAMNGIVGLKPTRGLVSTAGVLPACRSLDCVSVFTHDLDDAADVLAVLAHPDPADPWSRPVSGYECSSTRIHSRVLVPTGLDFEGDTAMEAAFAAVAERAEPVGTTPVGPLQEAGDLLYTGPWVAERLAGLESFLAEHPDDVLPVTRAVIEAGHGFSAVDAFRGRHRLQELRAWCDRLWDRADALLLPTVPTTFTRAQLAEQPVARNLVLGRYTQFANLLDLAAVAVPAGTTADGRPVGVTLLGPAFSEDRLIATARRMTTWEAA, from the coding sequence ATGCAGATCGCGACCGTCGCCCTCGGAGTGCGCTCCCTGCGCGCCGCCTACCGGTCGGGTGCGCTGACCCCGCACGACGTCGTCGACGAGGTCCTCGCGCGCATCGCCGCCCGCGGCGACGACGGCGTCTGGATCTCCCGGTCCACGCGCGCCGAGCTGCACGAGCAGGCCGCTGCGCTGCGCTCGGTGGACCAGCCCCTCTACGGCGTGCCGTTCGCCGTCAAGGACAACATCGACGTCGCCGGCCTCCCGACGACCGCCGCCTGCCCCGCCTTCACCCACGACCCGGCCGCCGACGCCACCGCCGTGCGGCTGCTGCGGGAGGCGGGGGCGATCGTCGTGGGCAAGACCAACCTCGACCAGTTCGCGACCGGGCTCAACGGCGGCCGCTCCCCCTACGGCGCGCCCGAGTCGGTGTTCGGCGGCGACCTCGTCTCGGGCGGCTCCAGCTCGGGCAGCGCCGTCGCCGTCGCCGCGGGCGAGGTCGCGTTCTCCCTGGGCACCGACACCGCCGGGTCCGGGCGCGTCCCGGCCGCGATGAACGGGATCGTCGGGCTCAAGCCGACGCGCGGCCTGGTGAGCACGGCGGGAGTGCTGCCCGCGTGCCGCTCGCTGGACTGCGTCAGCGTGTTCACCCACGACCTCGACGACGCGGCCGACGTGCTCGCGGTCCTGGCGCACCCCGATCCGGCGGATCCCTGGTCGCGCCCCGTGAGTGGATACGAGTGCTCCAGCACTCGTATCCACTCACGGGTGCTCGTCCCCACCGGACTCGACTTCGAGGGCGACACCGCCATGGAGGCGGCCTTCGCCGCCGTCGCCGAGCGCGCGGAGCCCGTCGGCACCACCCCGGTCGGGCCGCTGCAGGAGGCGGGTGACCTGCTCTACACCGGGCCGTGGGTGGCGGAGCGGCTCGCCGGGCTGGAGTCGTTCCTGGCCGAGCACCCCGACGACGTGCTCCCCGTGACGCGCGCCGTGATCGAGGCCGGCCACGGGTTCAGCGCCGTCGACGCCTTCCGCGGCCGCCACCGCCTCCAGGAGCTCCGCGCCTGGTGCGACCGCCTCTGGGACCGCGCCGACGCCCTCCTGCTCCCCACCGTCCCGACGACGTTCACGCGCGCGCAGCTCGCCGAGCAGCCCGTCGCCCGCAACCTCGTCCTGGGCCGCTACACGCAGTTCGCCAACCTGCTCGACCTCGCCGCCGTCGCGGTGCCCGCCGGCACGACCGCCGACGGCCGTCCCGTCGGCGTCACCCTGCTCGGTCCCGCCTTCTCCGAGGACCGCCTGATCGCCACCGCACGCCGGATGACCACCTGGGAGGCCGCATGA
- a CDS encoding cysteine hydrolase family protein, translated as MTASVTTRARIGPVAANPYPWPYDGSVDAARTALVCIDWQVDFCGPGGYVDRMGYDIGLTRAGLPATAAMLAHARATGMLVVHTREGHAPDLSDLPANKRWRSARIGAEIGSPGPTGRILVRGEPGWEIVPEVAPVEGEVLLDKPGKGAFYATNLDLVLRTRGITHLILTGITTDVCVHTTMREANDRGYECLVLSDCTGATDPSNHTAALHMVTMQGGVFGAVATSTAVIEGTTT; from the coding sequence ATGACCGCGTCAGTCACCACGAGGGCCCGCATCGGGCCCGTCGCCGCCAACCCCTACCCGTGGCCCTACGACGGCAGCGTCGACGCCGCCCGCACCGCGCTGGTCTGCATCGACTGGCAGGTCGACTTCTGCGGACCCGGCGGCTACGTCGACCGGATGGGCTACGACATCGGGCTCACCCGCGCCGGGCTGCCGGCCACCGCGGCGATGCTCGCGCACGCCCGCGCCACCGGGATGCTCGTCGTCCACACCCGGGAGGGGCACGCGCCGGACCTGTCGGACCTGCCGGCCAACAAGCGCTGGCGCAGCGCCCGGATCGGCGCCGAGATCGGCTCGCCCGGGCCCACCGGGCGGATCCTCGTGCGCGGCGAACCGGGCTGGGAGATCGTGCCGGAGGTCGCGCCGGTCGAGGGCGAGGTGCTGCTCGACAAGCCGGGCAAGGGCGCCTTCTACGCCACCAACCTCGACCTGGTCCTGCGCACGAGGGGGATCACGCACCTGATCCTCACCGGCATCACGACCGACGTCTGCGTGCACACGACCATGCGCGAGGCCAACGACCGCGGCTACGAGTGCCTGGTCCTGTCCGACTGCACCGGCGCCACCGACCCGTCCAACCACACCGCGGCCCTGCACATGGTGACCATGCAGGGCGGGGTGTTCGGCGCCGTCGCCACGTCGACCGCCGTCATCGAGGGGACCACCACGTGA
- a CDS encoding cysteine hydrolase family protein — MSTVPADPYPFVFDPASTALVIIDMQRDFVEPGGFGETLGNDVSWLQAVVPPLQKVLATARDVGLTVIHTREGHVPDLSDCPPAKLNRGDPSLRIGAPGPKGRILIRGEYGHDIIDELRPVPGELVIDKPGKGSFHGTALGAELAQRGITSLVVTGVTTEVCVHTTVREANDRGYECLVLSDCVGSYFPEFQRVGLEMISAQGGIFGWVAPSESFLHALTPQEIPS; from the coding sequence GTGAGCACCGTGCCCGCCGACCCCTACCCCTTCGTGTTCGACCCGGCGTCGACCGCGCTGGTGATCATCGACATGCAGCGCGACTTCGTGGAGCCCGGCGGGTTCGGCGAGACGCTGGGCAACGACGTCTCGTGGCTGCAGGCCGTCGTGCCGCCGCTGCAGAAGGTCCTGGCCACCGCCCGCGACGTCGGCCTCACGGTGATCCACACGCGTGAGGGTCACGTCCCCGACCTGTCGGACTGCCCGCCCGCCAAGCTCAACCGCGGCGACCCGTCGCTGCGGATCGGGGCGCCCGGGCCCAAGGGCCGCATCCTGATCCGCGGCGAGTACGGCCACGACATCATCGACGAGCTGCGGCCGGTCCCGGGCGAGCTCGTCATCGACAAGCCGGGCAAGGGCTCGTTCCACGGCACCGCGCTCGGCGCGGAGCTCGCCCAGCGGGGCATCACCAGCCTCGTCGTCACCGGCGTCACCACCGAGGTGTGCGTGCACACCACCGTCCGCGAGGCCAACGACCGCGGCTACGAGTGCCTCGTGCTGTCGGACTGCGTCGGCTCGTACTTCCCGGAGTTCCAGCGCGTCGGCCTCGAGATGATCTCCGCCCAGGGCGGGATCTTCGGCTGGGTCGCCCCCTCGGAGTCGTTCCTGCACGCCCTCACCCCCCAGGAGATCCCGTCATGA
- a CDS encoding regulator, protein MTTTEAEPVKLSWWVAGDTNAFFGLGFNTLVNVLVLSGLCLGVVNIPGADVFGVILPALGVQLLIGNVYYTYLARRLARRENRTDVCAMPYGPSVPHMFIVVFVIMLPIYLATGDPIVAWTSGLAWSFIIGVIVLIGAFVGPYIRKYTPQAAMLGTLAGISIAFISMRPAAQMWEALWIAFPVMVIILIGFFTDLKLPGNIPVGLAALLVGSAIGWIGGYMSVPDVIDAAGNVALSLPTFDIPRLVDGLANVAPLLATAIPLGIYNFTEGMANVESAAAAGDEYNLRAILGADGAGAIVGAALGCPFPPAVYIGHPGWKAAGGRTSYSLASGVFIALMCFLGMFSLLGALLPLPAIVPILLYIGLLIGAQAFQEVPKRHAIAVVFAIIPNIASWAGGLMTNAVGAAGSTPAEVGEEGFANAGLVYHGTLLLGGGAILAGMVLGSIVVFIIDKKFVPAAIYCFVGAALGFVGLIHAESVGWNVGGQIALGYLFAGIILLAFAAFTRGTPVDGETDDPSEVPAPRAEEEAPAPVLAPIDTTRPATA, encoded by the coding sequence ATGACGACCACCGAAGCCGAACCCGTGAAGCTGTCCTGGTGGGTAGCGGGTGACACCAACGCGTTCTTCGGGCTGGGGTTCAACACCCTGGTGAACGTGCTGGTGCTGTCCGGGCTCTGCCTGGGCGTCGTGAACATCCCGGGCGCCGACGTGTTCGGGGTGATCCTCCCGGCGCTGGGCGTCCAGCTGCTGATCGGCAACGTCTACTACACCTACCTCGCGCGGCGGCTGGCGAGGAGGGAGAACCGCACCGACGTCTGCGCGATGCCCTACGGGCCGTCCGTGCCGCACATGTTCATCGTCGTCTTCGTGATCATGCTGCCGATCTACCTGGCGACGGGCGACCCGATCGTCGCGTGGACCTCCGGGCTCGCCTGGTCGTTCATCATCGGCGTCATCGTGCTGATCGGGGCGTTCGTCGGCCCCTACATCCGCAAGTACACGCCGCAGGCCGCCATGCTCGGCACGCTCGCCGGCATCTCGATCGCGTTCATCTCGATGCGCCCGGCCGCCCAGATGTGGGAGGCGCTCTGGATCGCGTTCCCGGTCATGGTGATCATCCTGATCGGCTTCTTCACCGACCTGAAGCTGCCCGGCAACATCCCTGTCGGGCTCGCGGCCCTGCTCGTCGGCTCGGCGATCGGCTGGATCGGCGGGTACATGTCGGTGCCCGACGTGATCGACGCCGCCGGCAACGTCGCGCTCTCGCTGCCGACGTTCGACATCCCCCGCCTGGTCGACGGCCTCGCCAACGTCGCCCCGCTGCTCGCCACCGCCATCCCGCTGGGCATCTACAACTTCACCGAGGGCATGGCCAACGTCGAGAGCGCGGCCGCCGCGGGCGACGAGTACAACCTGCGCGCGATCCTCGGTGCCGACGGCGCGGGCGCGATCGTCGGCGCGGCGCTGGGCTGCCCGTTCCCGCCCGCCGTCTACATCGGCCACCCGGGCTGGAAGGCCGCGGGCGGCCGCACGAGCTACTCGCTCGCGTCGGGCGTCTTCATCGCCCTGATGTGCTTCCTGGGCATGTTCTCGCTGCTCGGGGCCCTGCTGCCGCTGCCGGCGATCGTCCCGATCCTGCTCTACATCGGCCTGCTGATCGGCGCGCAGGCGTTCCAGGAGGTGCCCAAGCGGCACGCGATCGCCGTGGTCTTCGCGATCATCCCGAACATCGCGTCCTGGGCGGGCGGGCTGATGACCAACGCCGTCGGGGCCGCCGGGAGCACACCGGCCGAGGTCGGCGAGGAGGGCTTCGCGAACGCCGGGCTCGTCTACCACGGCACGCTGCTGCTGGGCGGCGGCGCGATCCTGGCCGGCATGGTGCTCGGCTCGATCGTCGTGTTCATCATCGACAAGAAGTTCGTGCCGGCCGCGATCTACTGCTTCGTGGGCGCCGCGCTCGGCTTCGTCGGGCTCATCCACGCCGAGTCGGTGGGCTGGAACGTCGGCGGGCAGATCGCGCTGGGCTACCTGTTCGCCGGGATCATCCTGCTGGCCTTCGCGGCCTTCACCCGGGGCACGCCGGTGGACGGGGAGACCGACGACCCGTCGGAGGTCCCGGCCCCGCGCGCGGAGGAGGAGGCCCCGGCCCCGGTGCTGGCGCCGATCGACACGACCCGCCCGGCGACGGCGTGA
- a CDS encoding AtzH-like domain-containing protein — protein MQESHVPATTGQERGFPATGPSPTDEVRAAFERYEQALLDGDVPVLTELFWDDPRCRRFGVADRQDGAAEIAAWRRAHPTVPAGRRLRETAVLALGADTAVVTTLFDHPGSGTEGRQSQTWFRFPEGWRIVAAHVSEVPLG, from the coding sequence TTGCAGGAAAGCCACGTTCCCGCAACCACGGGGCAGGAACGTGGCTTTCCTGCAACGGGGCCGAGCCCGACCGACGAGGTCCGCGCCGCCTTCGAGCGCTACGAGCAGGCCCTGCTCGACGGCGACGTCCCCGTCCTCACCGAGCTGTTCTGGGACGACCCCCGCTGCCGCCGCTTCGGCGTCGCCGACCGCCAGGACGGCGCCGCGGAGATCGCGGCGTGGCGCCGCGCCCACCCGACCGTGCCCGCCGGGCGCCGGCTCCGCGAGACCGCGGTGCTGGCGCTGGGCGCGGACACGGCGGTGGTCACGACCCTGTTCGACCACCCCGGCTCCGGCACCGAGGGCAGGCAGAGCCAGACCTGGTTCCGCTTCCCCGAGGGCTGGCGGATCGTCGCGGCGCACGTGTCCGAGGTGCCCCTCGGATGA
- a CDS encoding amidase, with translation MTARDQGRGAPPASRPALLAVVAAHRTGQPLHPELVALGAEFVRRARTAPVYRLVALPGPGVPRGGLVAVDDGGAAVEVELHRLPVAALGALVCALPAPLGIGPVELADGEALGIVCVRRPPGAIDVSAHGSWPAYLASLTAPVSG, from the coding sequence ATGACGGCCCGCGATCAGGGGCGGGGGGCTCCCCCGGCCTCCCGCCCCGCCCTGCTCGCCGTGGTGGCCGCCCACCGCACGGGTCAGCCGCTGCATCCCGAGCTCGTCGCGCTCGGGGCGGAGTTCGTGCGGCGGGCGCGCACCGCGCCGGTCTACCGGCTCGTGGCGCTGCCCGGTCCGGGGGTGCCGCGGGGCGGGCTGGTGGCCGTCGACGACGGGGGCGCGGCCGTCGAGGTCGAGCTGCACCGGCTCCCGGTGGCCGCGCTGGGCGCGCTCGTGTGCGCCCTGCCCGCGCCGCTGGGGATCGGTCCGGTCGAGCTGGCCGACGGCGAGGCGCTGGGGATCGTCTGCGTCCGCAGGCCCCCGGGCGCGATCGACGTCAGCGCGCACGGCAGCTGGCCCGCCTACCTGGCCTCGCTCACAGCACCCGTGAGTGGATAA
- a CDS encoding saccharopine dehydrogenase family protein, producing MDRPHDLVVYGATGFVGELTAAYLAEHAPAGVRIGLAGRSREKLEAVRRRLPAAARDWPLLVADTGDADALRALAEGTRVLATTVGPYARYGLPVVEACARAGTHYADLTGEVLFHRDAIDGFDKVAQDTGAKIVHSCGYDSIPSDLGVFVLHERAAADGAGELVDVDLVATARGGFSGGTIDSMRAQLEAVGADRSRRKIVGDPHSLSPDRAAEPTPRQPSDAPLPGRRGSRGTWTAPFVMASYNTRVVRRSNALLGFAYGRGLRYGETMGFGSSPVGAVAAVGTTVGLAAGLAGMTLPPTRALLDRVLPKPGSGPSAEARAKGWFRMDVEATTTSGRRYHARVSGKGDPGYAATAVMLGESGLCLALDDLPDRAGSLTPATAMGAALVERLVTAGHTYSVTG from the coding sequence ATGGACCGGCCACACGATCTCGTCGTCTACGGCGCCACCGGCTTCGTCGGGGAGCTGACCGCCGCCTACCTGGCCGAGCACGCGCCCGCCGGGGTCCGGATCGGGCTCGCGGGCCGCTCGCGGGAGAAGCTGGAGGCGGTGCGCCGCCGGCTGCCCGCGGCGGCGCGCGACTGGCCGCTGCTGGTGGCCGACACCGGCGACGCCGACGCGCTCCGCGCGCTCGCCGAGGGCACGCGCGTGCTGGCCACGACGGTCGGCCCCTACGCCCGCTACGGGCTGCCGGTCGTCGAGGCCTGCGCGCGCGCCGGCACGCACTACGCCGACCTCACCGGCGAGGTGCTGTTCCACCGCGACGCGATCGACGGGTTCGACAAGGTCGCGCAGGACACCGGCGCGAAGATCGTGCACTCCTGCGGCTACGACTCGATCCCGTCGGACCTGGGCGTGTTCGTGCTGCACGAGCGCGCCGCGGCCGACGGCGCGGGCGAGCTCGTCGACGTCGACCTCGTGGCCACGGCCCGCGGCGGGTTCAGCGGCGGCACGATCGACTCGATGCGGGCGCAGCTCGAGGCCGTCGGGGCCGATCGGTCGCGGCGGAAGATCGTCGGTGACCCCCACTCGCTGAGCCCCGACCGCGCCGCCGAGCCGACCCCGCGCCAGCCGTCGGACGCGCCGCTGCCCGGGCGTCGCGGGTCGCGCGGCACGTGGACGGCCCCGTTCGTCATGGCGTCGTACAACACCCGCGTGGTGCGGCGCAGCAACGCCCTGCTCGGCTTCGCCTACGGCCGCGGCCTGCGCTACGGCGAGACGATGGGCTTCGGTTCGAGCCCGGTGGGGGCCGTCGCCGCGGTCGGCACGACGGTCGGGCTCGCGGCCGGGCTCGCCGGGATGACGCTGCCGCCCACCCGCGCCCTGCTCGACCGCGTCCTGCCGAAGCCTGGGTCGGGGCCGAGCGCGGAGGCACGGGCGAAGGGCTGGTTCCGGATGGACGTCGAGGCCACGACGACGAGCGGCCGCCGCTACCACGCGCGGGTGTCGGGGAAGGGCGACCCGGGCTACGCGGCCACCGCCGTCATGCTGGGGGAGAGCGGCCTGTGCCTGGCGCTCGACGACCTGCCCGACCGCGCCGGCTCGCTCACCCCGGCGACCGCGATGGGTGCGGCGCTGGTGGAGCGGCTGGTGACGGCCGGGCACACGTACTCGGTGACCGGCTAG
- a CDS encoding AIM24 family protein, producing MTPLTRGENRPLTVDLVTVAVTCAAPVDVSALLLGPAGRVRSDGDFVFFNNPLGDGVSHHHGRGRGDLVQMDLRAVPADVGSVVVTASLDGSGPATFGQVPPPVATVGESTFEMTGLGSESAVVCIEVYRRQGGWRVRAVGQGYDSGLAGIAAEYGVNLDDDAPATPPAAPAPPSAPPRQAPPAAAPPPSSWPPVVPPPSAPSAQDPDRFALPLPDAPRAPAAPPPSAPAAAWPSAPPVPPAPAFPPSAPPTPQPFAPSPEGAPPMQSDLFSPQHAEVAGMGIQKQGGKMARVSMGGGDLMARAGSMVAYQGDLRFEALGSGGIGNMIRRRLTGEGVPLMKVSGRGDLFLANAASDVHLIDLDGSDGLTINGANVLAFDSTLTYRIARVSGAAGFASNAGLFNCEFTGRGRIAITTEGTPVVLNVDQPTYADPQAAVAWSASLQTGLTSNDTFNIGTLMGRSTGERFTLSFTGRGFVIVQPSELPPGGLVAGAGGGEQAGHGGQGGVGGVLGGLLGGR from the coding sequence GTGACGCCCCTGACCCGCGGCGAGAACCGGCCGCTGACCGTCGACCTGGTCACGGTCGCGGTGACCTGCGCCGCCCCGGTCGACGTCTCCGCGCTGCTGCTCGGCCCCGCCGGCCGGGTGCGCAGCGACGGCGACTTCGTGTTCTTCAACAACCCGCTCGGCGACGGCGTCTCCCACCACCACGGCCGCGGCCGGGGCGACCTGGTCCAGATGGACCTGCGGGCGGTCCCGGCCGACGTCGGCTCGGTCGTCGTCACCGCCAGCCTCGACGGCAGCGGCCCGGCGACGTTCGGGCAGGTGCCGCCGCCGGTCGCCACGGTCGGGGAGTCGACGTTCGAGATGACCGGGCTCGGCAGCGAGTCCGCCGTCGTGTGCATCGAGGTCTACCGCCGCCAGGGCGGCTGGCGGGTGCGCGCGGTCGGGCAGGGCTACGACTCCGGACTGGCCGGGATCGCGGCGGAGTACGGCGTGAACCTCGACGACGACGCGCCGGCCACCCCGCCTGCTGCGCCCGCCCCGCCCTCCGCGCCGCCCCGTCAAGCCCCGCCGGCCGCCGCCCCGCCGCCCTCGTCCTGGCCCCCGGTCGTGCCGCCGCCCTCCGCTCCCTCCGCTCAGGACCCGGACCGGTTCGCCCTCCCGCTGCCCGACGCGCCCCGGGCCCCCGCCGCGCCACCGCCGTCCGCGCCGGCCGCGGCCTGGCCGTCCGCACCACCCGTTCCCCCGGCTCCGGCGTTCCCGCCGTCCGCCCCACCCACCCCCCAGCCGTTCGCGCCGTCGCCCGAAGGAGCCCCTCCCATGCAGAGCGACCTGTTCAGCCCCCAGCACGCCGAAGTCGCCGGCATGGGCATCCAGAAGCAGGGCGGCAAGATGGCGCGCGTCTCGATGGGCGGCGGCGACCTGATGGCCCGCGCCGGGTCGATGGTCGCCTACCAGGGCGACCTGCGCTTCGAGGCGCTGGGCTCCGGCGGCATCGGCAACATGATCCGCCGGCGGCTCACCGGGGAGGGCGTGCCGCTGATGAAGGTCAGCGGCCGGGGCGACCTGTTCCTGGCCAACGCGGCCAGCGACGTCCACCTCATCGACCTCGACGGCTCCGACGGCCTCACCATCAACGGCGCCAACGTCCTCGCGTTCGACTCGACGCTGACCTACCGCATCGCGCGGGTCTCCGGCGCCGCCGGGTTCGCCAGCAACGCCGGACTGTTCAACTGCGAGTTCACCGGCCGCGGCCGGATCGCGATCACCACGGAGGGCACGCCGGTCGTCCTCAACGTCGACCAGCCCACCTACGCCGACCCGCAGGCTGCCGTCGCGTGGTCGGCGAGCCTGCAGACCGGCCTCACCAGCAACGACACCTTCAACATCGGCACGCTGATGGGCCGCAGCACGGGGGAGCGGTTCACGCTGTCGTTCACCGGACGCGGCTTCGTCATCGTGCAGCCCTCGGAGCTGCCGCCCGGCGGGCTCGTGGCGGGTGCCGGCGGCGGCGAGCAGGCCGGGCACGGCGGGCAGGGCGGCGTCGGCGGCGTGCTGGGCGGTCTGCTGGGCGGTCGCTGA